A window of the Polyodon spathula isolate WHYD16114869_AA chromosome 50, ASM1765450v1, whole genome shotgun sequence genome harbors these coding sequences:
- the rnf25 gene encoding E3 ubiquitin-protein ligase RNF25, whose translation MGRGAFLVSQRFRSVAAIKKKKKKKKKKWLQRGALSQRSKFLEAIYLDELHLTHDPNSVEPWQVSITLFPSTAENPESQFVRLTLHLSLPAQYPNSVPKISIQNPRGLSDEKIRSLDHSLRQLAESSVGCPVLYELIEKGKEILTNNNVPYGQCVICLYSFQDSDALTRTGCYHHFHSHCLGRYIQHSEREREERRREERRDRTGGCEEEEMKVLCPVCREPFTYDLAALERTPAPQFPVEEFTVGEELRKRWAELTKILERQRERGGVIDPEAERNRFLIRIQEVSPEDHTKEPDLQIPDQNAPDSTANQLSAASRGSQSEPFLPEGEPQRPDQSRPGNSKQQNTGNQSKSTARYQEQLDSQLQGRGPRRQGQWEGRGGGGRWKARSRPPQSQSVKPHRTNSQLEGKGLEKGVQSEGRIEIGNSRDLRPLQNGQGGIYGFEECPAASNFDRRARKEGFWNSELGGGGRGKGREKNLRKNWDSIDQSGTGEARRPGVERIERTDSAKSDQLERRELDKTNQSESLETRDSDSSNQSQTGGAPKYPNQCKRDSDQSEKAINKSDSCGGQLGAAQETGSQIDQSGAKGFLGRDLDQNRGRVWKWDDFNPTEKEGWKRGLEGCRLGRGGGGRREGDREGFSQSEVSGKGRGRGRSQGGGGGSCDNRYYHHQRGGGARGTERRGGLGERRQRGEEVGPV comes from the exons ATGGG GCGGGGCGCGTTTTTGGTGTCGCAGCGTTTCCGGTCCGTCGctgccatcaaaaaaaaaaaaaaaaaaaaaaaaaaaaaatggcttcagAGAGGAG CACTGAGTCAGAGATCGAAGTTCCTTGAGGCGATCTATTTGGACGAACTTCACCTGACCCATGACCCTAACAG TGTTGAGCCCTGGCAGGTCAGCATTACCCTGTTTCCTTCAACAGCTGAGAACCCAGAATCCCAGTTTGTGAGACTGACTCTGCATCTCTCACTGCCTGCACAG tatcCGAATTCTGTTCCAAAGATCTCAATTCAGAATCCTAGAGGGCTTTCGGATGAAAAAATTCGCAG tCTGGATCACAGTCTGAGGCAGTTGGCTGAGTCTTCAGTGGGGTGCCCTGTCTTGTATGAGCTGATAGAG aaagggAAGGAGATTTTGACCAATAACAATGTGCCTTATGGACAGTGTGTAATCTGTCTGTACAGCTTCCAG GACAGCGATGCTCTGACCAGGACTGGCTGCTATCACCACTTCCACTCTCACTGCCTGGGGAGATACATCCAGCacagcgagagggagagagaggagaggaggagagaggagaggagagaccgAACTGGAGGGTGCGAggaggag GAGATGAAAGTCTTGTGTCCCGTGTGCAGAGAACCTTTCACCTATGACCTCGCAGCTCTGGAGAGGACCCCAGCACCCCAGTTCCCTGTG GAAGAGTTCACTGTGGGGGAGGAGCTACGGAAGAGGTGGGCAGAGCTTACGAAGATTCTGGAACGCCAGAGGGAAAGGGGCGGGGTTATTGACCCAGAGGCGGAGCGAAACCGGTTCCTCATTCGTATTCAGGAG GTCTCACCTGAAGACCACACCAAAGAGCCAGACTTGCAGATCCCAGACCAAAACGCTCCCGACTCCACAGCCAATCAGCTATCAGCAGCATCGCGGGGCAGCCAATCGGagcctttcctgcctgagggagAACCCCAGCGTCCCGACCAATCACGGCCCGGGAATTCCAAACAGCAGAACACGGGCAACCAATCGAAATCGACAGCCAGATACCAGGAACAGTTGGACAGCCAACTACAGGGCAGGGGCCCCAGGAGGCAGGGCCAGTGGGAGGGgcggggaggaggagggaggtggAAGGCCCGCTCACGTCCGCCCCAGAGCCAATCAGTGAAGCCTCATCGGACGAACAGCCAATTGGAAGGCAAGGGGCTGGAAAAGGGCGTCCAATCGGAAGGGAGGATAGAGATTGGAAATTCCAGAGATCTCAGACCTTTGCAGAATGGACAGGGCGGCATTTACGGATTTGAGGAATGTCCTGCTGCTTCAAATTTTGACCGTAGAGCTCGGAAGGAAGGATTTTGGAATTCGGAattgggagggggagggagagggaagggAAGGGAGAAAAACCTCAGGAAAAATTGGGATAGCATTGACCAGAGTGGGACAGGAGAAGCTAGGAGGCCAGGGGTAGAGAGGATAGAGAGGACGGATTCAGCTAAAAGCGACCAATtggagaggagagagctggacAAAACGAACCAATCGGAGAGCTTAGAGACGAGAGATTCGGATAGCAGTAACCAATCGCAGACAGGAGGGGCCCCGAAATACCCAAACCAGTGCAAGAGAGATTCAGACCAATCAGAGAAGGCGATTAACAAGAGTGACAGCTGTGGCGGCCAGTTGGGTGCAGCCCAGGAGACAGGGAGCCAAATCGACCAATCAGGAGCTAAGGGCTTCTTGGGGAGAGATTTGGACCAAAACCGAGGCAGAGTTTGGAAATGGGATGATTTTAACCCAACGGAAAAGGAGGGATGGAAGAGGGGGCTGGAGGGGTGCAGattggggagaggaggaggggggaggagagagggagacagagaggggttcagccaatcagaggtgAGCGGTAAGGGGAGAGGCAGGGGGAGGAGTCAAGGGGGAGGGGGCGGATCCTGTGATAATCGTTATTATCATCATCAGAGGGGGGGAGGAGCTAGAGGAACAGAGAGAAGGGGGGGGTTGggagagaggaggcagagaggggaggaggtgggGCCAGTGTGA